A DNA window from Enterobacter asburiae contains the following coding sequences:
- a CDS encoding ImcF-related family protein, with product MKEKYHRWREQKNNALPSDESRVARTPPRNVTVDTIRDAMRNLYGRRWGRKTRILLVTGTISEVEQLTPGLTGQLWQEDRGTLLLWGGDLNTPADSAWLTALRKLRRRQVDGLVWVTSAFDQLSAPGLEPPLPVPSESTMDALSHAISARMETIGWKLPLYVWSLHPRAGKPEGRISQATGCLLPAGCHTEGLAEQLSALTPDLISQGLQQTCGEVKHNFLLTLADQLIREPESVTAPLSVMLNPYRPLPLAGVVFSQPSAGAERAVTHHWGMDKRWDILPESVRMLPAGLRPRKPGVPWRKVFASVVALAMVGWAAWMSIAYVTNRSQIDGANAQAALAARQNQPLEQRLHALSELQKTLARLQYRAEHGVPWYEQAGLSQNNALLTALWPRYRDSALPLLRDAAADHLQKQISAFNALPPGSPLRELMAKATYDQLKLYLMLTRPEHMDAAWFSSVLLHDWPKRDGVKDGVWQGVAPSLLSFYGAQLVAHPEWKLRADESMVSQARSLLVRLMGVRNSESTLYQKMLSKVAHLYVDMRLEDMTGDTDASRLFSTTEIVPGMFTRQAWEQAVQPAIDKVVKARRDELDWVLTDSKQVNKQNETSPEALKKRLTERYFADFGGAWLEFLNSLRWNQAPTLSDSIEQLTLMADVRQSPLVALMNTLNVQGRTGQTGEAISDSLVKSAKNLLGGDNKDAIDQSVGVHGPLDATFGPVLALMDKNRTGAQELSLQSFLTRITQVRLRLQQVTNAADPQAMTQTIAQTVFQGKAVDLTETRDYGSLIAAGLGQEWSGFGRTVFVSPMEQAWQQVLIPAANSLNAQWQQAVVAEWNSAFGGRYPFNNSSSDISLPLLAKYLNADSGRIAQFLQNRLKGVLHKEGNHWVPDSINSQGLAFNPAFMNAINTLSYISDIAFTEGNAGMNFELRPGTADGVMQTNMIIDSQKLTYVNQLPAWKRFTWPADTEAPGANLSWISTQAGTRQYADIPGAWGWIRLLDKAVVSAYPGVGSSYSLSWKAQDGRTLNYTLRTEAGEGPLALLKLRNFRLPETIFSTTGATLSDQVISAGNATEDVY from the coding sequence ATGAAGGAAAAGTATCATCGCTGGCGAGAGCAGAAGAACAATGCGCTGCCTTCTGATGAATCAAGAGTTGCCCGGACTCCGCCACGCAATGTCACCGTTGATACTATCCGTGACGCCATGCGTAACCTCTATGGTCGGCGCTGGGGACGTAAAACACGCATTCTGCTGGTCACTGGGACAATATCTGAGGTGGAGCAGTTGACTCCGGGTCTTACGGGCCAGCTCTGGCAGGAAGACCGCGGCACACTGTTGCTGTGGGGCGGTGATCTCAATACCCCAGCCGACAGTGCCTGGCTGACCGCGTTACGTAAGCTGCGTCGCCGTCAGGTGGATGGCCTGGTGTGGGTCACTTCGGCCTTTGACCAGCTCTCAGCACCAGGGCTGGAGCCGCCATTGCCGGTGCCGTCTGAAAGCACCATGGATGCCCTGTCTCACGCCATCAGCGCGCGTATGGAAACGATTGGCTGGAAACTTCCTCTCTACGTCTGGTCCCTGCACCCGCGCGCCGGTAAGCCGGAAGGGCGCATTTCGCAGGCGACCGGTTGTCTGTTGCCTGCCGGGTGTCATACCGAAGGGCTGGCAGAGCAGCTCTCCGCCCTGACACCGGATTTGATATCACAGGGTTTGCAGCAGACCTGCGGTGAAGTGAAACATAACTTCCTGCTGACGCTTGCCGACCAGCTGATTCGTGAGCCGGAAAGCGTGACCGCACCGCTGTCGGTGATGCTCAATCCGTACCGCCCGCTGCCGCTGGCTGGTGTGGTGTTTAGTCAGCCCTCTGCCGGTGCCGAACGTGCCGTGACGCACCACTGGGGCATGGATAAGCGCTGGGATATTCTGCCTGAATCTGTCCGGATGCTTCCTGCTGGACTGCGTCCGCGCAAGCCGGGCGTTCCCTGGCGCAAAGTGTTTGCGTCAGTTGTCGCCCTGGCGATGGTGGGCTGGGCTGCGTGGATGAGCATCGCGTATGTCACCAACCGCAGCCAGATTGACGGCGCGAATGCCCAGGCAGCACTTGCCGCCCGACAGAACCAGCCGCTGGAGCAGCGCCTGCACGCGCTGTCTGAACTCCAGAAAACGCTGGCCCGTCTGCAGTACCGGGCTGAGCACGGCGTGCCATGGTATGAGCAGGCCGGGCTGAGTCAGAATAATGCCCTGCTGACCGCACTTTGGCCACGTTACCGCGACAGCGCACTGCCATTGTTGCGGGATGCGGCCGCAGACCACCTGCAGAAGCAGATCAGTGCGTTTAACGCGCTGCCGCCGGGCAGTCCGCTGCGTGAGCTGATGGCAAAAGCTACCTATGACCAGCTCAAACTCTACCTGATGCTTACCCGTCCGGAACATATGGATGCGGCCTGGTTCAGCTCGGTGCTGCTGCACGACTGGCCAAAACGTGATGGTGTGAAAGACGGTGTCTGGCAGGGCGTGGCGCCGTCACTGCTGTCGTTCTATGGCGCACAGCTGGTTGCGCATCCTGAGTGGAAGCTCCGTGCTGATGAAAGCATGGTCAGCCAGGCGCGTTCCTTGCTGGTACGCCTGATGGGCGTGCGTAACAGTGAATCGACCCTGTACCAGAAGATGCTCTCCAAGGTGGCTCATCTGTATGTCGATATGCGCCTTGAAGATATGACTGGCGATACTGATGCATCCCGTCTGTTCAGCACCACGGAAATTGTACCTGGCATGTTCACACGCCAGGCCTGGGAGCAGGCCGTCCAGCCCGCCATTGACAAGGTGGTGAAAGCGCGCCGGGATGAGCTCGACTGGGTGCTCACTGACAGCAAGCAGGTGAATAAACAGAATGAGACCTCACCGGAAGCGCTGAAAAAACGCCTGACGGAGCGTTATTTCGCGGACTTTGGCGGGGCCTGGCTGGAGTTTCTGAACAGCCTGCGCTGGAACCAGGCGCCCACGCTGTCGGATTCTATTGAACAGTTGACCCTAATGGCCGACGTGCGTCAGTCACCGCTGGTGGCGCTGATGAATACCTTGAATGTACAGGGTCGTACCGGGCAGACAGGCGAAGCTATTTCGGATTCGCTGGTTAAATCAGCGAAAAACCTGCTCGGTGGTGACAACAAAGATGCCATTGACCAGAGCGTCGGTGTTCACGGCCCGCTGGATGCGACCTTTGGTCCTGTGCTGGCGCTGATGGACAAGAACCGCACGGGGGCACAGGAGCTAAGTTTGCAGTCGTTCCTGACCCGTATCACACAGGTGCGTCTGCGTTTGCAGCAGGTAACGAATGCTGCGGACCCACAGGCTATGACCCAGACCATCGCCCAGACAGTATTCCAGGGCAAAGCGGTAGACCTGACTGAAACTCGTGACTACGGCAGCCTGATTGCCGCCGGTCTGGGTCAGGAGTGGAGCGGATTTGGGCGGACAGTCTTTGTGAGTCCGATGGAGCAGGCCTGGCAGCAGGTGCTTATCCCAGCGGCCAATAGCCTCAACGCCCAGTGGCAGCAGGCGGTGGTTGCTGAGTGGAACAGTGCCTTCGGCGGACGCTATCCGTTTAACAATTCCAGCAGTGATATATCCCTGCCGCTGCTGGCTAAATACCTCAATGCAGATTCCGGGCGTATTGCACAGTTCCTGCAGAACCGCCTCAAAGGCGTGCTGCACAAAGAAGGCAATCACTGGGTGCCGGACAGCATCAACTCGCAGGGGCTGGCCTTTAACCCTGCATTCATGAATGCCATTAACACCCTGAGTTATATCTCCGATATCGCCTTCACTGAAGGCAATGCAGGGATGAACTTCGAACTTCGTCCGGGTACTGCCGATGGCGTGATGCAGACCAACATGATCATCGACAGCCAGAAGCTGACTTATGTTAACCAGCTCCCGGCATGGAAGCGCTTCACCTGGCCTGCTGATACTGAAGCTCCGGGGGCGAACCTGAGCTGGATAAGCACGCAGGCGGGCACCCGCCAGTACGCTGATATCCCAGGTGCATGGGGCTGGATCCGCCTGCTCGATAAAGCCGTCGTCAGTGCTTACCCGGGCGTCGGCAGCAGCTACAGCCTGAGCTGGAAAGCACAGGATGGTCGCACCCTCAATTATACCCTTCGTACCGAAGCTGGAGAGGGGCCGCTGGCACTGCTGAAGCTGCGCAATTTCCGTCTACCGGAAACCATCTTCAGCACCACCGGTGCAACACTATCAGACCAGGTTATCAGTGCAGGAAATGCTACAGAGGACGTATATTGA
- a CDS encoding type VI secretion system Vgr family protein, protein MENIFKMTEGILNRYKLDIHSCPYPLDVERFDGLEQMSALYHYTIRFTSSHPDLTAEMMLSKTATLSMGVGKLLDSVVGKIVHGVVTNFRRLAGSRDQVTYEIILEPFISLLDKQFRTHRFFVNKSVPEVVEQILGEHGLKGWEYEFKLKQTYPKREQINQYQESDLAFIERLLAEVGIFYFFTLQPDTQTEVVHFADKQSAWTFGKKLPLNSPSGTNDNAVDSVWDIHVWHNVVERSVTASDYNHREAQNILTSVPADMTRGDGDGITYGDVYHYRPRHLERGDKITPATETGNFWARLEHERFLSAQTTVTGSSTDHTLGPAQVLTITETAISQTLPRETENGVVIIRTGYYGSRKNALKVTWVAMPYYENRCWRPAAKKRPVVSGTMTARVTSAKDNDIYAWQDASGMYRVKFDADRDDKKQGMESMPVRFAKPYGGDNYGFHFPLIQGTEVAIAFHEGDPDRPYIAHALHDSRHVDHVTEANSTRNVIRTAGLNKMRMEDKRGEEHIKLSTEYGGKTQLNLGHNVNASRVLRGEGAELRTNDWVSVRGGKGILLTADAQPDVGSKMLEMDRAVEQLEQALTLARSLQAAAKGAQATVSDIDSQKTLNSSLKYLKMPGLLASAPAGIGIISPEAVRLASGGASIGLMSGKNTDISTGQSFTVAASEAVSLFAQAAGMKMYAGAGKVDIQAQADAMNVSALQDITVASSQGSVKMNASKELILSCGGAYINLSGGNIELGCPGNILLKAANVNQTGPASLDTPPVTFPKGYSEGFITTSSASGAVKPFTTYKITTAEGEVYEGISGAEGETSPIFTSMPSQLKIEYPRNIADSQEGE, encoded by the coding sequence ATGGAAAATATATTTAAAATGACAGAGGGTATCCTTAATCGCTATAAACTGGATATTCATTCCTGCCCTTATCCATTGGATGTGGAACGTTTTGATGGTTTAGAACAAATGAGTGCTCTCTATCATTACACCATTCGTTTTACCAGTTCACATCCGGATCTTACGGCTGAAATGATGTTAAGTAAAACCGCTACGCTGAGCATGGGGGTGGGGAAACTATTAGATTCTGTTGTCGGTAAAATTGTTCATGGTGTAGTGACAAATTTCCGACGCTTGGCTGGTTCACGCGATCAGGTTACGTATGAAATTATTCTGGAACCTTTTATATCCTTACTGGATAAGCAGTTTCGTACTCACCGTTTCTTCGTCAACAAATCAGTGCCGGAAGTGGTAGAGCAAATTCTTGGCGAGCATGGTTTGAAGGGGTGGGAATATGAATTCAAGCTTAAACAAACCTACCCAAAACGGGAACAGATAAATCAGTACCAGGAAAGTGACCTCGCGTTTATCGAACGTCTGCTGGCTGAGGTGGGGATTTTTTACTTCTTCACGCTGCAACCGGATACCCAGACTGAAGTGGTGCACTTTGCTGATAAGCAGAGCGCCTGGACATTCGGTAAAAAACTGCCACTTAACAGCCCTTCGGGCACCAATGACAATGCCGTTGACTCGGTGTGGGATATCCACGTCTGGCACAACGTGGTGGAACGTTCGGTCACCGCCAGCGACTATAACCATCGCGAAGCGCAGAATATTCTGACGTCCGTTCCTGCAGACATGACCCGGGGCGACGGTGACGGTATCACTTATGGTGATGTGTATCACTATCGTCCACGTCACCTCGAGCGGGGTGACAAAATTACCCCTGCAACCGAAACCGGTAACTTCTGGGCTCGTCTGGAGCATGAACGTTTTTTGTCCGCCCAGACTACAGTGACCGGCAGCAGTACGGACCATACCCTGGGTCCGGCGCAGGTTCTTACCATTACCGAAACCGCTATCTCGCAGACACTACCCCGTGAAACGGAGAATGGTGTTGTTATTATCCGCACTGGCTACTACGGCAGCCGTAAGAATGCCTTGAAAGTGACATGGGTAGCGATGCCGTACTACGAGAACCGCTGCTGGCGTCCTGCTGCTAAAAAGCGCCCAGTGGTCAGCGGTACTATGACGGCCCGTGTCACCAGCGCCAAAGATAACGACATCTACGCCTGGCAGGATGCATCCGGCATGTACCGGGTGAAGTTTGATGCCGACCGTGATGACAAAAAACAGGGCATGGAAAGCATGCCGGTGCGTTTTGCCAAACCTTACGGTGGTGATAATTACGGCTTTCACTTTCCCCTGATACAGGGTACTGAAGTCGCCATTGCGTTCCATGAGGGCGATCCGGATCGCCCGTATATCGCCCATGCCCTCCACGACTCCCGCCACGTCGACCATGTCACTGAAGCCAACAGCACGCGCAATGTTATCCGCACGGCTGGCCTGAACAAGATGAGGATGGAGGACAAACGCGGCGAAGAGCACATTAAGCTCAGTACCGAATACGGGGGTAAGACCCAACTGAATTTAGGGCACAACGTCAATGCTTCCAGGGTTCTTCGTGGTGAAGGGGCAGAGTTGCGCACTAACGACTGGGTCAGCGTTCGTGGTGGTAAGGGCATTCTGCTTACTGCAGATGCTCAGCCTGACGTCGGCAGTAAAATGCTTGAAATGGACAGGGCTGTAGAACAACTGGAACAGGCACTCACGCTGGCAAGAAGCCTCCAGGCTGCTGCTAAAGGGGCACAGGCAACAGTATCTGACATCGACAGCCAAAAGACGCTAAACAGCTCACTGAAATATCTAAAAATGCCAGGATTGCTGGCCAGCGCTCCCGCTGGAATAGGCATTATCAGTCCTGAGGCTGTCCGGCTTGCTTCAGGAGGGGCAAGTATTGGCCTTATGTCAGGTAAAAACACGGATATCAGTACCGGGCAATCGTTCACTGTAGCGGCAAGCGAGGCTGTAAGTTTGTTTGCACAGGCTGCAGGAATGAAAATGTATGCAGGAGCTGGGAAGGTTGACATTCAGGCGCAGGCAGATGCCATGAATGTCTCAGCATTACAGGACATCACTGTCGCCAGTAGTCAGGGAAGCGTGAAGATGAATGCCAGCAAGGAACTGATTTTAAGTTGCGGTGGCGCTTATATAAATCTTAGCGGCGGGAATATTGAACTGGGATGTCCGGGAAATATTTTGCTGAAAGCGGCCAATGTTAATCAGACAGGTCCTGCCAGCTTAGATACACCACCGGTGACTTTCCCGAAAGGGTACAGCGAAGGGTTTATCACAACATCATCGGCCAGCGGAGCAGTCAAGCCTTTCACCACATATAAAATTACAACGGCTGAAGGGGAGGTTTATGAGGGCATTTCCGGTGCAGAAGGAGAGACTTCTCCAATATTTACGTCTATGCCATCGCAGTTAAAAATCGAATATCCGCGCAATATTGCTGATAGCCAGGAGGGCGAATAA
- a CDS encoding lipase family protein, protein MTTAVSSLCRKNPHAPCDEQMPYWVEFQLVDEQGEPVANMPWTAESSHPVSGPVEGFTYSGQSDADGLISIDMPHGLELKLTLDSNQLTEEMEKRSLRVGRDPLKDSIVRPKAEKNGYVWHYAVVGELCHEQPDLQLRDGEELPLFHFPISSSFKGVKVRTNELEKRHVIEICPFRAWELVLHHQNDYSMANAINLGLASDLAYDDIDIITKYFINKCQDLSTIPSRKIGQSTINALVVDVPYSDRYFLPIDIDSTKADDPEGDTQLYYVYNNNKIVIAWRGTASLTDGITDASFRPVAPDSCNIKSECTSLVPVGKVHTGFWAGYTLIERKFEKELTELTRIIPGKELFICGHSLGGALALIHSARLKNRNPLLYTYGMPRTFTKNAVDALSSIIHYRHVNDQDPVPSVPPEADLDNQLYKLWGPLGTTLGFLWSVVELTAWQVVEWGGCFWHHGNTVAFLTTTQSRKWQQCSIELPYPRNCMTIQARLPEKVKLYLVPSLALQEARQSGQDQKAFKASLTKEELQEFFPEGMNPNRGMPANVGNHLLTSYIPYINNKLLGLAYEKGLSDGKIFTEHADKVASFNLQMDHYSGEIPKNEFDRNKKFLSLEDLLKNSLSSTISAASGSDALKRFGHYGEEDIENV, encoded by the coding sequence ATGACTACCGCTGTATCCTCACTCTGCCGTAAAAACCCCCATGCTCCATGTGACGAGCAAATGCCCTACTGGGTAGAATTTCAGTTGGTTGATGAGCAGGGCGAACCTGTGGCGAATATGCCATGGACTGCTGAAAGTTCACACCCTGTTTCCGGGCCGGTGGAGGGATTCACTTATTCTGGTCAGAGCGATGCTGACGGGCTAATCAGCATTGATATGCCACATGGTCTTGAGCTGAAACTGACACTTGACAGTAACCAACTGACAGAGGAAATGGAAAAGCGCTCTCTTCGCGTGGGTAGAGATCCTCTAAAAGACTCAATTGTTCGTCCAAAAGCAGAGAAAAATGGCTATGTGTGGCACTACGCCGTTGTGGGCGAATTATGCCATGAGCAACCTGATTTACAATTAAGAGACGGGGAAGAGTTACCCTTATTTCATTTTCCAATCAGTAGTTCATTTAAGGGCGTTAAGGTCAGAACAAATGAACTTGAAAAGCGCCATGTGATAGAAATTTGTCCGTTCAGAGCCTGGGAGCTAGTGCTCCATCACCAGAATGATTACTCTATGGCCAATGCCATCAATTTAGGGTTGGCCTCTGATTTAGCATATGATGATATAGATATCATTACGAAGTATTTTATTAATAAATGTCAGGACCTGTCGACGATACCATCCAGAAAGATTGGTCAATCGACTATTAATGCTTTAGTTGTTGATGTGCCGTATTCTGATAGGTATTTTCTTCCAATAGATATTGATTCGACCAAAGCTGATGATCCTGAAGGAGATACGCAGCTTTATTATGTCTACAACAACAATAAAATAGTCATAGCATGGCGTGGGACTGCCAGTCTGACTGATGGGATAACGGATGCTTCTTTCAGACCAGTAGCGCCCGATAGTTGCAATATCAAATCGGAATGTACTTCATTAGTTCCTGTTGGGAAGGTGCATACTGGTTTTTGGGCAGGCTATACCTTAATAGAACGAAAATTTGAAAAGGAACTTACTGAACTAACGAGAATAATACCGGGTAAAGAGTTATTCATTTGTGGGCATAGCTTAGGAGGAGCGCTGGCATTAATTCATTCTGCTAGGTTAAAAAATAGGAACCCACTTCTTTACACATACGGTATGCCAAGGACGTTCACTAAAAATGCTGTAGATGCATTATCAAGTATTATCCACTATCGGCATGTAAATGATCAAGACCCAGTACCATCAGTTCCACCTGAAGCTGATCTGGATAATCAGTTATATAAACTATGGGGGCCATTGGGAACAACGCTTGGTTTTTTATGGTCGGTCGTTGAGCTTACCGCCTGGCAAGTCGTAGAGTGGGGGGGCTGCTTTTGGCACCATGGGAATACGGTCGCATTTTTAACCACAACTCAAAGTAGAAAGTGGCAACAATGTAGTATTGAACTTCCTTACCCAAGAAATTGCATGACCATTCAGGCGAGGCTTCCTGAAAAGGTTAAACTTTATCTTGTTCCTTCGCTGGCGCTTCAGGAAGCCAGGCAATCAGGGCAAGATCAAAAGGCATTTAAAGCTTCACTTACTAAGGAAGAACTTCAAGAATTTTTCCCCGAAGGCATGAATCCAAATAGAGGGATGCCTGCGAATGTTGGAAATCATCTTCTGACATCATATATACCCTATATAAATAATAAATTGTTAGGGTTAGCTTATGAAAAAGGGCTAAGCGATGGAAAGATCTTCACTGAGCATGCCGATAAAGTAGCATCTTTTAATTTACAAATGGACCACTATTCAGGTGAAATCCCTAAGAATGAGTTTGACAGGAATAAAAAGTTTCTTTCGCTCGAGGATTTGCTAAAAAATTCGCTTAGCTCAACCATCTCTGCCGCATCCGGTTCCGATGCTCTTAAAAGATTTGGCCATTATGGTGAAGAGGACATAGAAAATGTATAA
- a CDS encoding PAAR domain-containing protein, whose protein sequence is MTKGLVLLGDKTSHGGKVISASSNITVDGKKAALVGDMVSCPVEGHGTNPIVEGSPHRTFNDRAVVVDGCKCQCGCTVISSAQNSTVG, encoded by the coding sequence ATGACAAAAGGCTTAGTTTTGCTTGGTGACAAAACCTCTCACGGCGGAAAAGTGATCTCCGCCTCTTCCAATATTACTGTCGACGGAAAAAAAGCCGCATTAGTTGGTGATATGGTTAGTTGCCCGGTAGAAGGGCATGGAACTAATCCTATCGTGGAAGGATCACCGCACCGGACATTTAACGATCGCGCTGTTGTCGTCGATGGCTGCAAATGTCAGTGCGGTTGTACTGTAATTTCAAGTGCTCAGAACAGCACAGTAGGATAA
- the tssA gene encoding type VI secretion system protein TssA, whose amino-acid sequence MSTLYALLNACQADQGPLLAATRERVAQWDSWLQPLSGASPAGEDPGYDDDFQQIREEINKLSGANIELICLHAEKILTTVAKDIRVATWYCWAKLHREGEQGLGEGLELLAGLLERFGTQLHPQRDRSRKAALEWLAGSRMTDSLSLYPEVVREEAMRTTGALLLIAGLTENEPDVIRPELNALYGALESRLQKAGGMDAVVPQNARTSETPSSVSHSDAPAIGRITSGQDLLSQARILTEYLREQPDGWLSAHHLMKSLRHDTLRAIPAPDAQGRTRIEPPRADQRALLKRLYLQQNWAEMLETADSTFSRGANHLWLDLQWYIHQALTKSGQDTLADIIAADLKGLLSRLSGLETLAFSDGTPFADEVTLNWIQQSVLDTVGGWGNETPAAPSTAGNDDILALEPEAVALADSEGPDVALGWLQTRPGMTTDRQKWLLRLLMGRIAEQYGKNDLAVHLFAELGDRAREVTLSNWEPELLFEVQARHLKLLRLKAGRSEADKARLTPVMDQLLAGLIAVDPARAAVLCG is encoded by the coding sequence ATGAGCACGCTCTATGCCTTACTTAATGCCTGCCAGGCTGATCAGGGGCCACTGCTTGCCGCCACCCGTGAGCGTGTGGCGCAGTGGGACAGCTGGCTGCAGCCGCTGTCTGGGGCGTCACCCGCTGGCGAAGACCCAGGTTATGACGACGATTTCCAGCAGATTCGCGAGGAAATTAATAAGCTCTCTGGCGCCAACATCGAGCTTATTTGCCTGCATGCAGAAAAGATTTTAACCACCGTTGCGAAAGATATCCGTGTCGCAACCTGGTACTGCTGGGCGAAGCTGCACCGCGAAGGTGAGCAGGGGCTGGGTGAAGGACTTGAACTGCTGGCCGGTCTGCTGGAGCGCTTTGGTACACAACTGCACCCGCAACGTGATCGCAGCCGTAAGGCGGCGCTGGAATGGCTGGCAGGATCGCGCATGACTGACTCTCTTTCCCTGTACCCGGAAGTTGTTAGGGAAGAAGCGATGCGTACCACCGGAGCGCTGCTGCTGATAGCCGGGCTTACTGAAAACGAACCAGATGTAATCCGTCCGGAACTCAATGCGCTGTACGGTGCCCTGGAAAGTCGTTTGCAGAAAGCCGGGGGGATGGATGCGGTGGTACCGCAGAACGCCAGAACCAGCGAAACCCCTTCATCTGTCAGCCATAGCGATGCCCCGGCCATCGGGCGAATCACTTCAGGCCAGGATTTGCTGTCCCAAGCCCGCATACTCACCGAATACTTGCGCGAGCAGCCTGACGGCTGGTTGTCAGCGCATCATCTGATGAAAAGCCTGCGCCATGACACCCTGCGGGCCATCCCGGCTCCGGATGCGCAGGGGCGTACACGCATCGAGCCGCCAAGGGCGGATCAGCGCGCGTTACTCAAACGCCTCTACTTGCAACAGAACTGGGCTGAAATGCTGGAAACGGCCGATAGCACATTTTCCCGCGGTGCCAATCACCTGTGGCTTGATTTGCAGTGGTATATCCACCAGGCGCTGACGAAATCAGGGCAGGACACCCTGGCTGACATTATTGCTGCCGATCTGAAAGGGCTGTTGTCACGCCTGTCCGGGCTGGAGACGCTGGCTTTCAGTGACGGCACGCCGTTTGCGGACGAAGTGACTCTGAACTGGATCCAGCAGAGCGTGCTGGACACCGTCGGCGGGTGGGGCAATGAGACCCCAGCCGCTCCGAGCACCGCCGGTAACGATGACATTCTGGCGCTGGAGCCGGAAGCCGTGGCACTGGCCGACAGCGAAGGCCCGGATGTCGCGCTGGGCTGGTTACAGACCCGGCCGGGTATGACCACCGATCGTCAGAAGTGGCTGTTGCGTCTGCTGATGGGGCGCATTGCTGAACAGTACGGCAAAAATGACCTGGCGGTGCACCTGTTTGCAGAGCTGGGTGATCGTGCCAGAGAAGTGACCCTCAGCAACTGGGAACCTGAGCTGTTGTTCGAGGTACAGGCCCGCCATCTGAAACTCCTGCGCCTGAAAGCCGGTCGCAGTGAGGCTGATAAGGCCCGCCTTACGCCGGTAATGGACCAGTTACTTGCCGGACTGATCGCCGTCGATCCTGCTCGTGCCGCCGTGCTTTGCGGTTAA